A section of the Bryobacteraceae bacterium genome encodes:
- a CDS encoding outer membrane protein, OMP85 family — protein sequence MPGQITPSRLYGKRISDILFEPARQPLTRDQLGLSLQLRPGDTLEETALSQAIQRLWATGRFSDIAVTAEEDENGGVALTFRTRPAMFVSAVTVDRVPEPPSVAQLANSARLGLGEPFDERMLPEAASSLIELLRSNGYYNAAVRYDVIFREETGEADIRFRIEPGRRARFTRPEFQGELLRSERSLIRRSGWQRWFGLRGWQELTAARLQRGLERMQETYRKNGYLRSSVRLVELSFDADRTAVKPVIQIDPGPRVRVRMEGARVGSGELRQLIPIYQERTVDRQLLLEGQQNLEERFRSRGYFDARVSFSLSNPGSSGEQVIIYRVNRGPRYRLAAVLISGNRYFSDGTIRERLSILPASFPRYRNGRFSPEMLDNDRAAIEALYVSNGFRDVRVRTRIEHNWRNRASDIAARFEIIEGPQYLVESVELTGVDLRLYGQILSLISSTPGQPYSAATVAADRDAVLGWYFNNGYPEAAFDATVRPAAAPHRMILRYQVREGRRNFVRDVLVRGLEATRPDLVRNRILMRPGDPLSQSDMVETQRRLYDLGIFAKVDVAVQNPDGRERNKYVLLYLEEARKYSLSLGLGAEMGRIGASNNFDSPAGTAGFAPRGLLGITRSNLFGLAHTASALVRVSNIQQRLLLNYLAPQFFGNDRVNLSFSSLLDRSKDIRTFTSRRNETAVQIGQRIGRDITIQYRAISRFVFIDKNTLKIDPSLIPVFSQPVKTIALSASLIQDRRDDPVDSHRGIANTIDFGFAPRFADSSTHYTRLVARNSTYHPLRRELVFARSTSLGWLHNLTDRPVPLPENFYAGGASTHRGFPDNQAGPRDLVTGFPIGGKAFLFFQHELRFPFIGDSVGAVLFHDMGNVYSSLDNISFRFRQRNRQDFDYMVQAAGLGFRVRTPVGPMRIDFAYAPNTPRFVGFQGTRDQLLRGEGRFNVPQRVSVFQWHFSIGQTF from the coding sequence ATGCCGGGGCAGATCACGCCCAGCCGGCTGTACGGAAAACGGATTTCGGACATTCTGTTTGAACCGGCGCGGCAGCCGCTGACGCGGGACCAGCTTGGCCTCTCGCTTCAGCTCCGACCGGGGGACACGCTGGAAGAGACGGCACTCTCGCAGGCCATCCAGCGGCTCTGGGCCACCGGACGCTTCTCGGACATCGCCGTGACGGCAGAAGAAGACGAAAACGGCGGCGTCGCCCTCACCTTCCGCACGCGGCCGGCGATGTTTGTCTCCGCTGTCACCGTGGACCGCGTGCCGGAGCCGCCCAGCGTGGCACAGCTTGCCAACAGCGCACGGCTCGGCCTGGGCGAGCCGTTCGATGAACGAATGTTGCCGGAGGCCGCCTCCAGTCTCATCGAACTGCTCCGCTCGAACGGATATTACAACGCCGCTGTCCGTTATGACGTGATTTTTCGCGAGGAGACCGGCGAGGCCGACATCCGTTTCCGCATCGAACCCGGGCGCCGTGCCCGCTTCACCCGCCCGGAATTTCAGGGCGAGCTGCTGCGCTCGGAACGCTCGCTGATCCGTCGCAGCGGCTGGCAGCGCTGGTTCGGTCTGCGCGGCTGGCAGGAATTGACTGCGGCACGCCTTCAGCGGGGGCTGGAGCGGATGCAGGAGACCTACCGCAAGAACGGTTACCTGCGCTCGTCGGTGCGCCTGGTGGAGCTGAGCTTCGACGCGGACCGGACGGCGGTGAAGCCGGTGATTCAGATCGATCCCGGGCCGCGGGTGCGCGTCCGCATGGAAGGGGCGCGCGTCGGCAGCGGCGAGCTGCGCCAACTGATCCCCATCTACCAGGAGCGTACGGTCGACCGTCAGCTTCTTCTGGAAGGCCAGCAGAATCTCGAAGAGCGTTTCCGGAGCCGAGGCTATTTTGATGCGCGCGTCTCTTTCAGCCTGTCCAATCCTGGTTCCTCGGGCGAACAGGTCATCATCTACCGCGTCAACCGCGGCCCGCGCTACCGGTTGGCCGCCGTGCTCATCAGCGGCAACCGCTATTTCAGTGACGGGACGATCCGCGAGCGGCTGTCGATCCTGCCGGCGAGTTTTCCGCGCTACCGCAACGGGCGCTTCAGCCCGGAGATGCTCGACAACGACCGCGCCGCCATCGAGGCGCTGTACGTGTCCAACGGATTTCGCGATGTGCGCGTCCGCACCCGCATTGAACACAACTGGCGCAACCGCGCCAGCGACATCGCTGCCCGCTTTGAAATTATCGAAGGCCCGCAGTACCTGGTCGAATCAGTGGAGCTGACGGGCGTGGACCTGCGCCTGTACGGGCAGATTCTCTCGCTCATCAGCTCCACGCCGGGCCAGCCGTATTCGGCCGCCACGGTCGCTGCCGACCGCGACGCCGTGCTCGGCTGGTATTTCAACAACGGCTACCCGGAGGCCGCCTTCGACGCGACCGTGCGGCCGGCCGCCGCGCCGCACCGCATGATCCTGCGCTACCAGGTGCGCGAGGGCCGGCGCAATTTTGTCCGCGACGTGCTCGTTCGCGGCCTGGAGGCCACGCGCCCGGACCTGGTGCGCAACCGCATTCTGATGCGGCCGGGCGATCCGCTTTCCCAGAGCGACATGGTGGAGACGCAGCGCCGCCTCTACGACCTTGGCATCTTCGCCAAGGTGGATGTGGCCGTGCAAAACCCCGACGGCCGCGAGCGCAACAAGTACGTGCTGCTCTACCTCGAAGAGGCGCGCAAATATTCGCTCAGTCTCGGCCTTGGGGCGGAAATGGGCCGCATCGGCGCGAGCAACAACTTCGATTCACCGGCCGGCACGGCCGGCTTCGCCCCGCGCGGCCTGCTCGGCATTACACGGTCCAACCTTTTTGGACTCGCGCACACGGCCAGCGCGCTGGTGCGCGTGTCCAACATCCAGCAGCGGCTCCTGCTCAACTACCTCGCGCCCCAGTTCTTCGGCAACGACCGGGTCAACCTCTCTTTCAGCTCGCTGCTGGACCGAAGCAAAGACATCCGCACGTTCACCTCCCGCCGCAACGAGACCGCCGTCCAGATCGGCCAGCGGATTGGCCGCGACATCACCATCCAGTACCGCGCCATCTCTCGCTTCGTCTTTATCGACAAGAACACGCTGAAGATCGACCCCAGCCTGATCCCGGTTTTTTCGCAGCCGGTGAAGACCATCGCCCTCTCGGCTTCCCTGATTCAGGACCGCCGCGACGATCCCGTAGACTCGCACCGGGGCATCGCCAATACCATCGACTTCGGCTTCGCGCCGCGCTTCGCCGACTCGAGCACCCACTACACGCGGCTGGTGGCGCGCAACTCCACCTATCATCCGCTGCGGCGCGAACTCGTCTTTGCGCGTTCGACCAGCCTCGGCTGGCTGCACAACCTGACGGACCGCCCGGTGCCGCTGCCGGAGAATTTCTACGCCGGCGGCGCTTCCACCCACCGCGGCTTTCCAGACAACCAGGCCGGCCCGCGCGACCTGGTGACCGGCTTCCCCATCGGCGGCAAGGCGTTCCTGTTTTTCCAGCACGAGCTGCGTTTCCCGTTTATCGGCGACAGCGTCGGCGCCGTGCTCTTCCACGACATGGGCAACGTGTACTCGTCACTCGACAACATTTCTTTCCGCTTCCGCCAGCGAAACCGGCAGGACTTTGACTACATGGTTCAGGCCGCCGGCCTGGGATTCCGCGTCCGCACCCCGGTCGGCCCCATGCGCATCGACTTCGCATACGCGCCCAACACGCCGCGCTTCGTCGGTTTTCAGGGCACTCGCGATCAGCTGCTTCGCGGCGAGGGCCGGTTCAACGTCCCGCAGCGGGTGAGCGTGTTCCAGTGGCACTTCTCCATCGGACAGACGTTCTGA
- the hasC gene encoding UTP--glucose-1-phosphate uridylyltransferase gives MRVRKCVLTAAAPSQRRLPLQTLVDRDGVERSVLAILLEEAARAGMEEIAVIVFPGDEPVYAAAAGEHAARVRFIAQPEPRGYAHALCCARQFTAGEPFLHMVGDHLYVSRGSASCAARLVGVAQQEKCAVSAVQATREGQLTQFGAVGGARVPGREGLYRIDAVLEKPTPTEAEQKLFVPGLRAGQYLCFFGMHVFTPLVMELVEQIMRDHGAGRPVTDALALLAQKERYLALEMTDRRYDLGARYGLLYAQLALALAGTDRAEILAGLVELLAMQPAQEGGRG, from the coding sequence ATGCGCGTCAGGAAGTGTGTCCTCACCGCCGCCGCGCCGTCGCAGCGGCGGCTGCCGTTACAGACGCTGGTCGACCGCGACGGCGTGGAGCGCAGCGTGCTGGCCATCCTGCTTGAAGAAGCCGCACGCGCGGGCATGGAAGAGATCGCCGTCATCGTCTTTCCGGGCGACGAGCCCGTCTATGCCGCCGCCGCGGGCGAGCATGCCGCGCGCGTGCGCTTCATCGCCCAGCCCGAGCCGCGCGGCTACGCTCACGCTCTCTGTTGCGCGCGGCAGTTCACCGCCGGCGAGCCGTTCCTGCACATGGTGGGCGATCACCTGTACGTGAGCCGCGGCAGCGCGAGCTGCGCGGCCCGGCTGGTGGGGGTAGCGCAGCAGGAGAAGTGCGCGGTCTCGGCGGTGCAGGCGACGCGCGAGGGACAGCTCACGCAGTTCGGCGCCGTCGGCGGGGCGCGCGTGCCCGGCCGCGAAGGGCTGTATCGCATCGACGCGGTGCTCGAAAAGCCCACGCCCACGGAAGCCGAGCAGAAACTCTTCGTGCCCGGACTACGCGCAGGCCAGTATCTGTGCTTCTTCGGCATGCACGTCTTCACGCCACTGGTGATGGAGCTGGTGGAACAGATCATGAGGGACCACGGGGCCGGGCGTCCGGTGACGGACGCACTGGCGCTGCTTGCGCAGAAGGAGCGCTATCTTGCGCTGGAGATGACGGACCGCCGCTATGACCTCGGCGCGCGTTACGGACTGCTGTATGCGCAACTCGCGCTGGCGCTGGCGGGCACGGACCGCGCGGAGATCCTCGCGGGCCTGGTGGAGCTGCTCGCGATGCAGCCGGCCCAGGAAGGAGGACGCGGATGA
- a CDS encoding UTP--glucose-1-phosphate uridylyltransferase: MNRLVPVIVADREEIRNQPLDALCRPLGAAELMEECAALEAFRLRSDNLYERVRALFFLHSIHRFHLPFRDGVRAEGRIPFSGYLHLLERRFEEAIREFLAAQQRHGPSAALSSALAAAYRGLGFQTLADQVRRSVRSTRGNQWMFRTGHPFDDPLRLRRELLAPDPHTGLYPVLRESTPVRMDFSHSAWSDIFFLGMDYPEGARVFNTSIDLAVRGAGGPRPPVEASLRVIDEPVLRLVSVDLGAETEIRSAAEVFDFARDYLGLLKAAVIAAGLVPPGMEGSGLDLAGLLERLTGRRGLGVELVSRVNDIPKGSRLAVSTSLLACLITACMRATGQIRRLTGGLEEDERRTVAARAILGEWLGGSGGGWQDSGGVWPGMKLIEGVRAGEGDVEFGISRGCLLPRHRVFSPEEITPDTRQRLQQSLVLVHGGMAQDVGPVLEMVTEKYLLRLEAEWKARLEAGVLLDEIIQCLKRGDIRGLGACTQRNFDGPIQTIIPWAGNHYTDLLIARARRAFGEGYWGFWMLGGMAGGGMGFLLDPEAAATGRDTLGEILLATKRELERGVPFAMDPVVYEFAINERGTWAELHAGADALMPPGYYTLRAPSLLRREARALTAGARRELEAFAAACRSREAWSGMAHALFERLLPAADAAAGASRQALEELLAANGFDPVQHEKIRADLRSGRIGLAQNRLPVSTRIEDAREGDVTDTRRGLPAHLRHLGEEALAAGSLAIVTLAGGMGTRWTRGAGVVKALNPFVKMRGRWRNFLEIHLAKSRNTMRHFGTGPVHVFTTSFMTHGPIESWLRRENFYGYTGRVALSAGRSIGLRLIPMARDLRFAWEEMPQQLLDEQKQKVRESARAALIQWAIQAGEGADYTDNVPAQCVHPVGHWYEIPNLLLNGVLHRLLEERPGLRYLLLHNIDTLGAWADPALLGLHIDSGAAMTCEVIAREMEDRGGGLARVDGRLRLVEGLALPEERLEFELTWYNTNTMWITIDALLAVFGLARGDLADAGRCREAVRRMAARMPAYVTLKDVKRRWGKGQEDIYPVSQYERIWGDMTALPDWHCAYAAVERRRGQQLKEVAQLDGWLREGSAAWVETLCEF; the protein is encoded by the coding sequence ATGAACCGGCTGGTCCCGGTGATCGTCGCGGACAGGGAAGAGATCCGCAACCAGCCGCTCGACGCACTCTGCCGGCCGCTCGGCGCGGCTGAACTGATGGAGGAATGCGCCGCGCTGGAGGCGTTCCGTCTCCGCTCGGACAACCTCTACGAGCGCGTGCGTGCGCTGTTCTTTCTCCACTCGATCCACCGCTTTCATCTGCCCTTCCGCGATGGCGTGCGCGCTGAAGGCCGCATTCCGTTTTCCGGTTATCTTCATCTGCTGGAGCGCCGCTTTGAGGAAGCAATCCGCGAATTCCTAGCCGCGCAGCAGCGGCACGGCCCGAGCGCGGCGCTTTCGAGCGCGCTGGCGGCCGCCTACCGCGGGCTGGGCTTCCAGACCCTCGCCGACCAGGTGCGCCGCAGCGTGCGCAGCACCCGCGGCAACCAATGGATGTTCCGCACCGGCCATCCCTTCGACGATCCGCTGCGCCTGCGCCGCGAGCTGCTCGCGCCGGACCCGCATACGGGCCTGTACCCGGTGCTCCGCGAATCGACGCCCGTGCGGATGGACTTTTCCCACAGCGCCTGGAGCGACATCTTCTTCCTCGGGATGGACTATCCCGAAGGGGCGCGCGTCTTCAACACATCCATCGACCTCGCCGTGCGCGGCGCGGGCGGCCCGAGGCCCCCGGTCGAGGCGTCCCTGCGTGTCATCGACGAGCCGGTCCTGCGGCTGGTGAGCGTCGACCTGGGCGCGGAGACGGAGATCCGCTCCGCCGCCGAGGTCTTCGACTTCGCCCGCGATTATCTCGGACTGCTGAAGGCCGCGGTGATTGCCGCCGGGCTGGTACCGCCGGGCATGGAGGGCAGCGGCCTCGATCTGGCCGGGCTGCTCGAAAGGCTCACCGGCCGCCGCGGGCTGGGCGTCGAACTGGTCAGCCGCGTCAATGACATTCCGAAGGGTTCGCGCCTGGCCGTTTCCACCAGCCTGCTGGCCTGCCTGATCACCGCCTGCATGCGCGCCACCGGACAGATCCGCCGGCTCACCGGAGGCCTGGAAGAGGACGAACGGCGCACGGTGGCCGCGCGCGCCATTCTCGGCGAATGGCTCGGCGGCAGCGGAGGCGGCTGGCAGGACTCGGGCGGCGTTTGGCCGGGCATGAAGCTGATCGAGGGCGTGCGCGCCGGTGAAGGAGACGTCGAGTTCGGCATCAGCCGCGGCTGCCTGCTGCCGCGCCATCGGGTTTTTTCACCGGAGGAGATCACTCCAGACACGCGGCAGAGGCTCCAGCAGAGCCTCGTGCTTGTACACGGCGGCATGGCCCAGGACGTGGGACCGGTGCTGGAAATGGTCACCGAAAAATACCTGCTGCGGCTGGAGGCCGAGTGGAAGGCGCGGCTGGAGGCAGGCGTGCTGCTTGACGAAATCATCCAATGCCTGAAACGCGGCGACATCCGCGGCCTGGGCGCCTGCACGCAGCGCAACTTCGACGGGCCGATCCAGACCATCATCCCCTGGGCCGGCAATCACTACACGGACCTGCTCATCGCCCGCGCGCGGCGCGCGTTCGGCGAAGGCTACTGGGGCTTCTGGATGCTGGGAGGCATGGCGGGCGGCGGCATGGGATTCCTGCTCGACCCGGAAGCCGCCGCCACGGGGCGCGACACGCTGGGCGAGATTCTCCTTGCAACGAAGCGCGAGCTCGAACGCGGCGTGCCGTTCGCCATGGATCCGGTGGTCTATGAATTTGCCATCAACGAGCGGGGCACCTGGGCGGAGCTGCACGCCGGCGCGGACGCGCTGATGCCGCCCGGCTACTATACGCTGCGCGCGCCGTCGCTGCTGCGGCGCGAGGCGCGTGCGCTGACGGCGGGCGCGCGGCGCGAGCTGGAGGCCTTTGCCGCCGCCTGCCGCTCGCGCGAGGCCTGGAGCGGCATGGCCCACGCGCTGTTTGAACGGCTGCTGCCCGCCGCCGATGCGGCCGCCGGCGCCAGCCGCCAGGCGCTGGAAGAGCTGCTCGCCGCCAACGGGTTCGACCCCGTCCAGCACGAAAAGATCCGCGCCGACCTGCGCAGCGGCCGCATCGGACTGGCGCAGAACCGGCTGCCGGTTTCCACGCGCATCGAAGACGCCAGGGAGGGAGACGTCACGGACACCAGACGCGGGCTTCCCGCCCATCTGCGGCACCTGGGAGAGGAGGCCCTTGCCGCCGGCTCGCTGGCCATCGTCACCCTGGCTGGCGGCATGGGCACGCGCTGGACGCGCGGGGCGGGCGTGGTGAAGGCGCTGAACCCGTTCGTAAAGATGCGCGGCCGCTGGCGGAATTTTCTGGAAATTCATCTCGCAAAGAGCCGGAATACTATGCGGCATTTCGGCACGGGCCCGGTGCACGTTTTTACCACGAGCTTCATGACGCACGGGCCCATCGAATCCTGGCTGCGCCGCGAGAATTTCTACGGATACACGGGCCGCGTCGCGCTCTCGGCCGGCCGGTCCATCGGGCTGCGCCTGATTCCGATGGCGCGCGACCTGCGCTTCGCCTGGGAGGAAATGCCCCAGCAGTTGCTGGACGAGCAGAAACAGAAGGTGCGCGAGAGCGCCCGGGCGGCGCTCATCCAGTGGGCCATCCAGGCGGGCGAGGGCGCTGACTACACGGACAACGTTCCCGCGCAGTGCGTCCATCCGGTGGGACACTGGTATGAGATCCCGAATCTGCTTCTCAATGGCGTGCTGCACCGGCTCTTGGAAGAACGCCCTGGCCTGCGCTACCTGCTGCTGCACAACATCGACACGCTGGGCGCGTGGGCAGACCCGGCGCTGCTCGGCCTGCACATCGACAGCGGCGCGGCGATGACCTGCGAGGTGATCGCGCGCGAGATGGAGGACCGCGGCGGCGGGCTGGCGCGCGTCGACGGGCGCCTGCGGCTCGTCGAAGGGCTGGCCCTGCCCGAGGAGCGGCTGGAGTTCGAACTCACCTGGTACAACACCAACACGATGTGGATCACGATTGACGCGTTGCTGGCGGTCTTCGGCCTCGCGCGCGGAGACCTGGCCGACGCAGGCCGGTGCCGCGAGGCGGTGCGGCGCATGGCGGCGCGCATGCCGGCCTACGTGACGCTGAAGGACGTGAAGAGGCGCTGGGGCAAGGGCCAGGAAGACATCTATCCGGTGAGCCAGTACGAAAGGATCTGGGGCGACATGACCGCGCTGCCGGACTGGCACTGCGCCTACGCCGCCGTCGAACGGCGCCGCGGCCAACAGCTCAAGGAGGTGGCGCAACTGGACGGCTGGCTGCGGGAGGGCTCGGCCGCGTGGGTGGAAACGCTGTGCGAATTCTGA
- the mtnA gene encoding methylthioribose-1-phosphate isomerase, which translates to MVETVKWTPEGVVMIDQTKLPRTVEFVTCRTYAEVADAIRHMVVRGAPAIGVAAAMGVALGVLGTPAEELEREFPKICSALAATRPTAVNLFWAIERMQRLYEAIRGRPMEQIRAAFVEEALRVYEEDIATNRAIGAHGAPLVPDGRSVLTHCNAGALATAGYGTALGVIRAAVEAGRRVHVFADETRPFLQGARLTAWELMQDGIPVTLITDNMAGHFLKSGRIGCVIVGADRIARNGDTANKIGTYSVAVLARENNVPFYVAAPISTLDLTLASGDAIPIEQRPAAEVTHVFGVPLAPEGVEVENPAFDVTPARYITAIITERGVARPPFEESLPALAAARPEEVRQ; encoded by the coding sequence ATGGTGGAAACAGTGAAGTGGACGCCCGAAGGCGTCGTCATGATCGATCAGACGAAGCTGCCGCGAACGGTGGAGTTCGTCACCTGCCGGACTTATGCGGAGGTGGCGGACGCCATCCGCCACATGGTGGTGCGCGGGGCGCCGGCCATCGGCGTGGCCGCGGCGATGGGCGTGGCGCTGGGCGTCCTGGGCACTCCGGCCGAAGAGCTGGAGCGGGAGTTTCCGAAGATCTGTTCGGCGCTGGCGGCCACGCGGCCCACGGCGGTGAACCTGTTCTGGGCGATTGAGCGCATGCAGCGGCTCTATGAGGCGATACGCGGCCGGCCCATGGAGCAGATCCGCGCCGCCTTTGTCGAAGAGGCACTGCGCGTGTACGAAGAGGACATCGCCACCAACCGGGCCATCGGCGCGCACGGCGCCCCGCTGGTTCCGGACGGAAGATCGGTACTGACGCACTGCAACGCCGGCGCGCTCGCCACCGCCGGCTACGGCACCGCGCTGGGCGTGATCCGCGCGGCCGTCGAGGCGGGCCGGCGCGTCCACGTCTTCGCCGATGAGACGCGGCCGTTTCTTCAGGGCGCGCGGCTCACCGCGTGGGAACTCATGCAGGACGGCATCCCGGTGACGCTGATCACCGACAACATGGCCGGACACTTTCTCAAGTCCGGGCGCATCGGCTGCGTCATTGTGGGCGCGGACCGCATCGCCCGCAACGGCGACACGGCCAACAAGATCGGGACGTATTCGGTGGCCGTGCTCGCCCGCGAAAACAACGTGCCGTTCTATGTCGCCGCGCCCATCTCGACGCTGGATCTGACGCTCGCTTCCGGCGATGCCATTCCCATCGAGCAGCGGCCTGCGGCCGAGGTGACCCATGTGTTCGGCGTGCCGCTGGCGCCGGAGGGCGTCGAGGTGGAAAACCCCGCCTTTGACGTGACGCCGGCGCGCTACATCACCGCCATCATTACCGAACGGGGCGTCGCACGCCCGCCCTTTGAAGAGAGCCTGCCCGCGCTGGCCGCAGCGCGGCCCGAGGAGGTCCGCCAATGA
- a CDS encoding serine hydrolase, giving the protein MALRRRTFLSLPAAALAPPELPDAIQREIRLLDAEVYFYARNLTSGASVGHRENERVRTASTIKLPIMAAVFHKVRAGQARWDELIELREQDKVSGSGVLVELSAGLKLPLRDLVRLMIVVSDNTATNLVLDRVSADAVNDFLDSLGLRQTRALRKVRGDGVDLKAPSGWSRAGLLEENRRFGLGVSTSREMVELLALLDQGRVVSAEDSREMLAILERQQYKDGIGRKLSEFRVASKSGALDALRSDVGIVTTPKGKVAMAITVDGMKQPDWTEDNPGLLLIARLARLLATHLGAV; this is encoded by the coding sequence ATGGCCCTGCGCCGAAGAACGTTCCTCAGCCTCCCCGCCGCGGCCCTCGCACCGCCGGAGCTGCCAGACGCGATCCAGCGCGAAATCCGGTTGCTGGACGCTGAAGTGTACTTTTACGCCCGCAACCTCACGAGCGGCGCCTCGGTCGGCCACCGGGAAAACGAGCGCGTCCGCACGGCCAGCACCATCAAGCTGCCGATCATGGCCGCCGTCTTTCACAAGGTCCGCGCCGGCCAGGCCCGCTGGGACGAACTCATCGAACTGCGCGAACAGGACAAGGTGTCCGGTTCCGGCGTGCTTGTCGAACTGTCGGCCGGTCTGAAACTGCCGCTGCGCGACCTGGTGCGGCTGATGATCGTCGTCAGCGACAACACCGCCACGAACCTTGTTCTCGACCGCGTCTCCGCCGACGCCGTGAATGATTTTCTCGATTCGCTTGGCCTGCGGCAGACGCGCGCGCTGCGCAAGGTGCGCGGCGATGGCGTCGACCTCAAGGCGCCTTCCGGGTGGAGCCGGGCCGGATTGCTCGAGGAGAATCGCCGCTTCGGCCTGGGAGTCTCCACATCGCGCGAGATGGTGGAGCTGCTCGCGCTGCTCGATCAGGGGAGGGTCGTTTCCGCTGAAGACTCGCGCGAGATGCTGGCGATCCTCGAACGGCAGCAGTACAAAGACGGCATCGGGCGGAAGCTGTCCGAATTCAGGGTGGCCAGCAAGAGCGGGGCGCTGGACGCACTCCGTTCGGACGTCGGCATCGTCACCACGCCAAAGGGGAAGGTGGCAATGGCGATCACCGTTGACGGCATGAAGCAGCCGGACTGGACCGAAGACAACCCCGGGCTGCTGCTGATCGCACGGCTGGCACGGCTGCTCGCCACGCACCTCGGCGCCGTGTGA
- a CDS encoding Cys-tRNA(Pro)/Cys-tRNA(Cys) deacylase gives MSAPKTNAMRLLDSLGVEYEVRTYEVDPDDLSAESVARSIGFPLEQTFKTLVVRGDIHGVCLAVLPGNAELDLKALARATGDRRVEVVPLKEVQPLTGYVRGGVTALACRKDYPVYLDEFAQLYDRISVSAGARGIQILLRPEDYVRATGAIYVSIAKDR, from the coding sequence ATGTCCGCGCCGAAGACCAACGCCATGCGGCTGCTTGACAGTCTGGGCGTCGAATACGAAGTGCGAACCTACGAAGTGGACCCGGACGATCTCTCCGCCGAGTCGGTGGCGCGCAGCATCGGCTTCCCGCTCGAGCAGACGTTCAAGACGCTGGTTGTGCGCGGAGACATCCACGGCGTCTGTCTCGCCGTGCTGCCAGGCAACGCCGAACTCGACCTGAAGGCGCTGGCGCGCGCCACCGGCGACCGCCGCGTGGAAGTGGTCCCCCTGAAAGAAGTGCAGCCGCTCACCGGCTATGTGCGCGGCGGAGTGACGGCGCTGGCCTGCCGGAAGGACTACCCCGTCTACCTGGACGAGTTCGCGCAGCTCTACGACCGCATCTCCGTCTCCGCCGGCGCGCGCGGCATCCAGATCCTGCTCCGGCCGGAGGACTACGTCCGCGCCACCGGCGCCATTTACGTCTCCATCGCGAAGGACCGCTGA